TAAATGGGCCGGAATCCTGGTTGTCCGGCCGgatctcgtcgtcggccgTTGGGGACGTCTTTCGTTTCCAACATACTCCCCACCAGAGCCCATGCCTTGGGACTCGACCTCGCCGACGTCAGTAGCGGCCGCATTGGCCACATGATCATCTTCTTCGACGTCAGTTGGATCGATCGGAAGCAATGGGAGTGGAGCCGGATCAGGTGGATTTGGAAATTGCGGAGCAGTTGCTTCAGCTGGCTCCGGATTCAATGCACCGTCTGCGATCTCCATATCTTCCGGTTGATCTTCTCTCAGTTCTACGGGATATAAACATTGAATGGCTCGGGTTAATAATTCACCGTTTGGGAATTTAACTATTGCGGATCGGACTAGGCCGTCGCAGCTGGGGAGTAATTCTTTAACTACTCCCGTCTCCCACATGAGCCGTTTGGAAAGTTTGTCGTGGATTACGACGACTTCTCCGACGCGGATTTTTCTGCCCGACGCTCCTTTTGCGTGGAAATTATCCAGCTGCATCAGGTAATCGGAAACGAACCGCGAGCACAAGTCACTGACGTAATCACGCCTGTTCTGATCCATTTTCTTGAGTAGTTCACTTGTTGAATCGGGAGCCAATAGATTGACTGCTGGCTCCGCCGTAGCACAAGTTGAACGACGATTGTTGAGAAACTGATTCGGAGTAATCGAGAGCGGATCGTCCGCTCCTTCTCCAATGTAGTTCAACGGTCTCGCGTTAATCACACTTTCCGTTTCGATTAAACTCACTTCCAGTTCGTCATACGCGAGACATGCACGCCCGTTGGATCGTCTCAATAGATCTTTCGTGATCCTCACCATTCTCTCCCAGAATCCGCCCCACCATGGAGCGAGGCTAACGGAGAAGATCCAGCTGGTTCTTCTCATGGCAAGGAGGTCGTGAACGGATGGGTCGGATCGAATGTTTTTAAGATAACGAGACGCACAACGGAAAGTTTGGGCATTTTCACTGTACATCACTGACACTGGGCCTCTTCTGGCGGAGAATTGACGGAAAGCTAACAGAGGAGCTAAGGAGCGAGCCGTCATGTCTTTGGTCAACTCCAGATGAATCGCTCTCGTCACGGCACAAATAAAGATGCACACGTAACTTTTCGGTTgctttttgttgatttggtGCGCTGGATCCAGTTGGTCaccatcgtcttcttcttcgggagCTTCTTCGGTGGGAAGCTCCGCTGCATCCgggttctcttcttctggtgGAGGTTCCGGAATGACTTGTTCGACGGATGGCGCCGACTTGGATTTCCTTTTCGGAGTCGCGTTTTTGTAGTACAGCGGTCCAGCGAAATCGGTTCCGGTTATTTCGAATGCCCTGGCATCGCGGAGTCGGTTGGCTGGTAGCGGTGCTGCTATTTGTCGGAAAGGAGGTGAAGTCAGCTTCTTGCACTTCACACAGGCGTACAAAACGTTTCTCACTTGTTGGCGGCCCTTCACGatccaatatttttctttcagttctgACAGTGTCGTTTTTACTCTTGTGTGTGAATTAAATACATGTTTGTTAGTTATCAACATTGTTACGACAGGATGGTTTGCTGGGAGAAGGATCGGTGGTTGAATGTCTCGATCCCTGAGGGCGAGCGCCACTCTTCCAGTGACTCGGATGAGTCGATCTCGATTGTCCCAGACCGGTCGGAGCGATGTGATTTTCTCCTTTGGTTGAATCTGCAGTCCGAGCTGGAGTGTCCAAAAGGCTTTGGGATAGCGTTCTACTTGGAGGTGTCTGCAGATGGCTAGCTCCGCTTCGTTCAGCTCTTCGGTGACTATCTTGTCGATTGTAATTTCTTTTCCGGCGACtgtgattatttcttttagttcGAGTCCTGGGCCGCGCGTTCTTTTCTTCATACGGTTGAGCGCTCTGTTGATCCAGGCTGTTCTGAAAAGTAGTTTTGTCCATATAGAGATTTTTTCGAGGTGCCATTCAATTGGCTGGGCGGTTTCGACCACTGCAAAGGAGACGGTCGCCGTTTTCTTCGTGACCTCTTCCTCGATTTTCTCTTGAGTTTCGGTGGAATGGTTTTCTGGAGAATTCAACCAttcgctttcttcttctgttagCCAGGTTGGTCCGTGCCACCAAAGTTTCGATTCCACCAGCGCATGCGCTGGCGCTCCCCGCGAAGCGAGATCGGCTGGATTCTCCAATCCGGGGCAATGTCTCCGCCATTCCGCGTTGGAGAATTTTCTGATGGTTTCCACTTGGTTTCGCACGAACGGTCTCCAACGAAAAGGATCTCCTCTAATCCATCCAAGTGTGACGAGGGAGTCTGTCCAGTAAGTCGTTTTCCATGACTCGGTGTGAAGGGAGGTTCGAATTTTTTCTCCTAAACGGATTGCTAACAAAGAGCTTAGTAGTTCGAGTCTGGGTAAcgttactttcttttttggaagagGCGCCACTCTCGTTTTGCTGGCTAGGAGAATGGTGTAAGGAGTTCCGTTCTCCAGTTGGAGCCGTGCGTAGGCTACTGCTCCGTAGGCTGCCTCTGATGCATCGCCGAACACGTAAATTTCTGCGTAAACGACGGAAGGTTTTGAATATCCAATCCATCGTGGGATCTCCAAATTATGTAGATCCTTGAGTCCTTTCATGATGCTGCTCCAGGTGTTCTTCACTTCGGGTGTGGCGTCATCGTCCTAACCTATGTCTCCTTCCCAAAGTTTCTGatagattatttttaaaagtaaaactgTGGGAGCTAGAAAACCAATTGGGTCGAATATCCTTGCTGAGATGctcagaatttttcttttggtgattttttctccaatcTCCACGGCTGCTTCCATGATAGATGTAGggtcaaatttaaatgaatcgGAGCTCGTGTCCCATCTAAGACCCAGTGCCTTGTGCTGGCCATCCATTGTGGGTGAAAGGATTCCGACGATCTGgttcgacatttctttttcggtgagAAAGTCACGGAGCTgcttgttgtttgttgcccAGCTCCTCATGTTGAGTTGGGCCTCTGAAAATAACGTGACGGTCTCTCCCACCGTGGTAATGGCTGTTGGCACGTTGTCTGCTCCTCCAAGGTAGTCATCCACGTAAAGTTGCTCTTCTATTTGTTCGACTGTCTTCTGAAATCTGGGTTTGACTGAGAGCAAATGTTTATTAATGGTCACTCTTAAAAGGAATTTGACTTGAACTTAGCCCGAATGGCACTCTTTTCCATTTGTATGCGATGAAATCGAAGTCGGGATTTTTCGGCTCCCTCGGCCATAAAAATCTGACCGCTTCGGCGTCTTCGGGCTGCAGCGCGATGTTGAGGAATGCTTTTTCAATATCCGCAATCCAGGCGATCCGGTTCATCCGGAAGCGCATTAAGACCGAGAGGAGATCAGGATTTAGATTCGGTCCGGTCTCCAAAACATCGTTGAGGCTCGGCCCATATTTGGATCTTGCGGCGCCGTCGAAAACTGGTCGAATTTTTGTGGTGGCCTTGTCCGTCCGGTAGACTGAATGATGCGGTAGATAAGTGTGGAGGCCATCGTAATTAAGATTAGCCTCTTCTACAAATTCGTTTGCTATCAGTTGATTAATTTCTTTGGTGTAGTTGGCTAAGTCGACTGGAGATTTGCGTAGTTTGAACAGCATGCTTCTCAATCTTGTAGCTGCCATCTGGTGGTTGATTTCCAGTCTCCATCTGTCAGTCGTCCATGGGATTGGCGTGCAATACCTGCCGTCTTCGAATCGCGTGATTTCGTTGCAGAAGGAGCGGAATTGATCGTCCTTCTCCACAGCAACACAGTCGTTCAAATTGGCGAAATTCTCTAGACGCCAAAATAACGAGAGATCAAAATTCAACTTCTCCATTTCaaaccttttgttttcttttgtcctgTCGAAAAAGCAGATCTGTTCAGAATTTTCTGGTAGTGGAAGGAGACTGGAATTTCCTGTCTCCCTGCTTTCTGACTGGTCTGGTTGGAtgctgttgaaaaatttcgatggCTGTGAGGTGATTTGTGGTAGAGAGCGTTTGAATTAATTAGTAGTTGACTGACAATTGTTTGACTTTGTTTCGATGATTTTTCTTGTGATGGACCGCCGATGACTTTTCCAAGTTTTGAAGTGTAGGCTCTGAGTCCGCACGGGCTGATAGTTGCTGGCTTGTTGAACATGATGTTGAACATCTGGTCCATTCCAACAAGAATCCCGACGTCCTCGTCTCCACCATCACGTTCGAAGCGGTCGTCtgacaaattttcattttccagccAGAGCTTTCTTGCAAATTCTGTAGTTTGGTACGGGCCGGTGCTTCCAACTTTGTCGGTTGCTTCTAAAGCTTCAATACGCACCGTTGGGGCTCCTGGCCAGGTGCCCCGCACCGTCATCTCGACTACGTTGTGAGTTTCTGCTGGAGGGGCTTCTGTCTGCCGGAAGGCCCTGGTCGTGATCTGTTCCACCTGGATGATCTTCAGTTGAAGTTCTTTCGAAATCTGCCTTTTAATCCATGTTCTATGGCTGCCATCGTCGAGGAAGAGAATCGCTcggatttgttttccatttgggCCTGTAATGTAAACGGTTGCTGTTTTTAGGATAACTTCACCAAAGGAGCTTGCACATGCTGTTGTTGAGCTGCTCCCAGCGACAAGTTTGCTTGGAATTATAGTTGAGGATCCGAATCTGGTATCTTTCTCGGCACACAAGGATGTGTGGTGCTTGGCTCGGCATCGTTGGCACCTGTGTGGATTAAAACAAACAGTGGTCTCGTGATGACCAAAACAATTAGAGCATCTTTTTTCGTTGGTGATGactgcttttttctctttcaattccATTGGGCAGTTGATAGCCCAATGCATCTCCTTGCATAACACGCATGGCAGCATTGGCTTTCTTGGAGATGATGCTGTCGCTTGTCTCCTTGGTGGTGGActgccatttcttcttgttttgctTGAATGTTTTGGTTGTGGAGTCGGCTTGCTGCTGACTCCGAGCTGAGAAGctgtcggtgtagtaggtggTGTTGATTTGGCCGGCTGTTGAGAATTTTGGGCCGGCTTTGGTGTTGTAGCTCTCAGACGGCTGAGTCGCTCTGCAGCTTCAACTTGCTCTTCGATGAATTTTAATACTTGATCAATGGGTGTTACCTTATGCTTTGCTGATTTGGCCCACTCTGCTTAAAGTTTGAGTGGGATCGAGCGTAAAATTCTTGATCCAAGGAGACATCCGTGGCTGGCTCTTGCAACTCCCAGTGTCTCCAACGCTTTGATATGTGACTGGATAGTCAGCTGGAAGCACCTGAGTGCCGCTGTATCAGCTACGTCTCTCACTGGTTGCAGCGTGTCCAATTTGTGGGTGTGAGCCTCGATCAGGACGTCCGGTTTGCCGTACATCGCCTTCAGGAGGGTCACTGCGACGGTGTAGTTTGCGTCTGTCAGCTCCAGATTCTCCACACATAGCTGTGCTTCGCCTTTCAGGTAATCTTTCAAATATCCAAATTTTTGAACCGCCGGAATGGCCGATTCGTGGACGGCTGCGTTGTAACCTTCCCAGAAGGCCGTCCATTCGAGCACGTCCCCTTTGAACGGCTTGATTTGACGTTTGAGCAGTTTAGTTGACGCAACTGCGGCTGGAGCTGCCAGCGCTCCTGGTGGAGCTGCTGCCGGAATGGCAGCAATCAGTTGTCGGAATAAGTTCTGTTGATctagattttcttgttgacGGATTGCTCTTTCCTGTGCTCTTGCAGCGTCTTCATCGATTTTTTCTTGGGCCCTGGCAGCGTTGATCGGCCTTTTCCTGGGCCCTGGGTGCATCTTGATCGGCTTTTTCCTGGGCCCTGACGGCATCCGCTGCTGCTTGTTGCGTCTTGAGCATGAGCAATAGCGTCTCGTCATGCCGCTTTCTTTCTTCAGcgtcttccttctttttgaattcttctttttttcgttttacgATCTGGAGCGCGTCGCCGACATCTTCATCGATGGCTTTTTGATCAACATGTCATCCTCAACCTTTCtaattgtcttttcttctacGCCGTCTCACCTCATCAAGACCACAAACTTGCCCCTCTACCATTGGAAATGGGCTCCGGCATTCTTCAACCGTCTGCTGAAGTCAAACACCTTGGCGTCACTTTTGATTCTCATCTTTCGATGTCCTCCCACATTCGCAATATTTGTCGGTCCTCTTTCTTTCACTTGTGGCGTATTGGCAAAGTTCGGCGCTTTCTGGATCCTCTTACTACTAAGTGCCTTGTTCAGTCTCTTGTCCTCTCTCGAATTGACTATGCCTGTTCTCTTTTCGCCGATCTTCCTGGCACTTTGCTCTCTAAGCTGCAGCGCGTGATAAATGCTTCCGCTCGTCTCATTCTTCGTGTGAGGAAGAGAGACAGCATTCGTTCCCATCTGCGCTCCCTTAATTGGCTCTGTGTCAACGACAGAATCACTTTTCGTATTGCCAACCTGACCTATCGCTGTTTACATGGCTCCGCACCTACTTACCTGACTCGCCTAATCATTCCTCTTGAAAACTCACGCAGCCTAcgctcatcttcatcttctctaCTTCGCGTTCCTCGCACTCGCCATGTTAATCTTGGTGATCGATCTTTTGCAAAGGTCGCTCCTTCCATCTGGAACCGACTCCCTCTTGCTGTTCGTAATGCCACCACACTCCCCAAGTttcgttctcttttattcAAGCACCTTTTCGATTGATGTGTCTTATGCTTTTTCTGTGACTCTTAGCCTGACTGTACTTTCCGCGTCATTAGAACTTTATTTGGATAATGCGcattataaataaatcaaatcaatcaatcaatcaatcaatcaattcatcAACTTGGATTTGGCTGTCGATTTCtgcttgaaatttttcttgggTCACTCCTGCTAGGTCCATGTCTCTGGCGACCAGTTCCGAGATTCTTTTGTATTTGCCGTAGTTGATACGTAAGTTGGACTCGGCTGCCTGCACTACGTTAAGGACTGTAAGATCTATTTGCACGTCTGCGTACTGCTGGATGTTGTTAATCCAGCGAGTGACGTGGCCTTTCATGGCTCTCCGAGACACTTCGTTTGTCGGGGCCATCttgattgtttattattttttttttaaagagaaaaagatttagattagtttgttttgattaattattaattgttgagcctgtttgtttgttgtttgtttgcttgagGTGTCTGCTTCAAGTTCTGAGTGCAGCGCCTCTTGCGGTGTTGTTGGAGAGTGGCTGCTTCAAGTTTGACTGCAGCGCCTCTGCCGGTGTTGTTGGAGAGTGAAAGTTTTTCGTCTCTCCTTCCTCTCAGTAGATGGCGTGACGAGCGGCGGGTCGGCTAAGTTTTGGCTCGACCCTCATTCACTTAATCACCTTTGGAATGCTGCGTTCCTGTTTGTTGAgaggaaaagtaaaagtttttGTTATGGAGGTcagcttttgttttgtctccCGTTTGAtgtaagaatgtttttttttttgagaattGAAAAGTTAAAGTGAGTTAATTGAAGAGAGGCGCATCCTGTATTTATCGACAATTCGACATTCCTTAGAATACAGTGAtgggaaaattattttctgctTATTGCTCCGCCAGTCTTCTGATCCAGGCGATCCTGGATTTGTATCGCTCCCTTGGGCTCTCCCTAAAGCTCTCTTCGAGACTCTCTCGTGAGAACATCAGTAGCCCCCTTCCTCTTGAACGGCCTTGCCGTGTTGGCTCTGTTTGTATTGGTGTTGGCGGAATGGGGGCTTGGATCGTCTCTTCAATTGACAGGCTCTCGCAGAGCATTTGAAGAGTGTCGTCCTCCTCGCTAGCCTCGCCTCCGACTGctccttattcttctttttcttctgttacGCCGACGGCTCCCTCTTCTTCCACTTCGGCGGCTGCTTGGGCTGGCGCGACCGTCTGATGCTGTTTGGGGCCGTGAAACAGCCCCCTGGTGATTCTATAATCTTGGACGGGACGTGCTGTTAGTTGTCTCTTAATTTCAGCCCACTCGGCCGGTGTCGGGACATTTTTTGGAGGAGGGGCAGCTGCATCTAAACGATCCAAAGCCCGGCTTAGATTGATCGCATCTTGTTCTGGTGATGGCGTCGGGATGACCGGGTCATTAGATGGGACGGCGCATGGGACGATCGGCCGGTTTCGGTATTCCTCGCGTCGTCCTTCCCTCGTGTTTTTATGGAGAGGCTCTCTGATTGGGCCCGTCCATGGAGCAATCTTTCCTTCCAGGCGGAGCTGGTGCCGCTTTCGTTTTTGTTCGGGCCTAATTTTGATGAGGAAAAGGAGCCCGCTTTTGGAGCTCCGCTAAAGTGGAGCGTtgagaaaaaagacgaaaaggttaaattgtgaaaaatgaaatgtgggaaaaagtagagagagaaaacaaaagaaaaaatttatcaacgCAAGAAGAGCTGggtgaaataattaattgtctactttttaattttattttaagtcgatattagggagagagagagagtaaatgGATGTTAATGCTTTTACGATCTAAGAGAAATACAAACAAGAAGAGAGTGAAATGCTTTTACTTTTAGGAAAAATGAGACAGATTTTACagttgagtgtgtgtgtgtgtgtgaggcgCTCAGATTTTCTGACGCCTCAGGCCGCCACGCGGTTTCCCAAAAAAACGGCGATGACGGCTAGACGAAATGTCGgaattcacacacacatacacacttaACTAAATTGATTGGAATTTTAACTAGAAAGGGACAGTTTGAGTTGATAGAGAGTCAGTGGGTCTTTTGTTGCCAAAGAAACCCGAACGCTTTGCTGGGAAGCGTTCTCGTTCAGTCAGTTTCACAAAATTTTGGTTCAAAAGATAAGgtttcgaaggaccatgttcgGCAGGGAAGTAGTGTCAAAGTTGCCTTACCGAATATtggatgaaatgaataaagatgATGACACTGATTTGAGATTGCTAACCTGACTGTATTGAACTGACTTGTAGTATGGATAGATTGAGAGAGCGAGGGCCCGACCCCCTCCAGAACATTACATTGAcaccagggggggggggaaagggCACAAAGAATCAGTACAGTTAGGCGGGTGACAAGGGGCCACCTATCTGGGGCCCCGAAGATCGTATTCCCGTAAATGGGCCGGAATCCTGGTTGTCCGACCGgatctcgtcgtcggccgTTGGGGACGTCTTTCGTTTCCAAcaggatttattttttgataatttttttctgagaaACCATCGACTGACGGATTTATACCCGGTAACAGGGATAGTAATCATATTGTCAgtcacaaattttttgaacGATTTTCTTTTGCGATCAGATTACAGGGTTTTTTTATAACGTGGAGATGACGAATGCCTTGTGCAGTA
The window above is part of the Daphnia pulex isolate KAP4 chromosome 3, ASM2113471v1 genome. Proteins encoded here:
- the LOC124189925 gene encoding uncharacterized protein LOC124189925, translating into MKGLKDLHNLEIPRWIGYSKPSVVYAEIYVFGDASEAAYGAVAYARLQLENGTPYTILLASKTRVAPLPKKKVTLPRLELLSSLLAIRLGEKIRTSLHTESWKTTYWTDSLVTLGWIRGDPFRWRPFVRNQVETIRKFSNAEWRRHCPGLENPADLASRGAPAHALVESKLWWHGPTWLTEEESEWLNSPENHSTETQEKIEEEVTKKTATVSFAVVETAQPIEWHLEKISIWTKLLFRTAWINRALNRMKKRTRGPGLELKEIITVAGKEITIDKIVTEELNEAELAICRHLQVERYPKAFWTLQLGLQIQPKEKITSLRPVWDNRDRLIRVTGRVALALRDRDIQPPILLPANHPVVTMLITNKHVFNSHTRVKTTLSELKEKYWIVKGRQQVRNVLYACVKCKKLTSPPFRQIAAPLPANRLRDARAFEITGTDFAGPLYYKNATPKRKSKSAPSVEQVIPEPPPEEENPDAAELPTEEAPEEEDDGDQLDPAHQINKKQPKSYVCIFICAVTRAIHLELTKDMTARSLAPLLAFRQFSARRGPVSVMYSENAQTFRCASRYLKNIRSDPSVHDLLAMRRTSWIFSVSLAPWWGGFWERMVRITKDLLRRSNGRACLAYDELEVSLIETESVINARPLNYIGEGADDPLSITPNQFLNNRRSTCATAEPAVNLLAPDSTSELLKKMDQNRRDYVSDLCSRFVSDYLMQLDNFHAKGASGRKIRVGEVVVIHDKLSKRLMWETGVVKELLPSCDGLVRSAIVKFPNGELLTRAIQCLYPVELREDQPEDMEIADGALNPEPAEATAPQFPNPPDPAPLPLLPIDPTDVEEDDHVANAAATDVGEVESQGMGSGGEYVGNERRPQRPTTRSGRTTRIPAHLREYDLRGPR
- the LOC124189926 gene encoding uncharacterized protein LOC124189926; the encoded protein is MTRRYCSCSRRNKQQRMPSGPRKKPIKMHPGPRKRPINAARAQEKIDEDAARAQERAIRQQENLDQQNLFRQLIAAIPAAAPPGALAAPAAVASTKLLKRQIKPFKGDVLEWTAFWEGYNAAVHESAIPAVQKFGYLKDYLKGEAQLCVENLELTDANYTVAVTLLKAMYGKPDVLIEAHTHKLDTLQPVRDVADTAALRCFQLTIQSHIKALETLGVARASHGSEWAKSAKHKVTPIDQVLKFIEEQVEAAERLSRLRATTPKPAQNSQQPAKSTPPTTPTASQLGVSSKPTPQPKHSSKTRRNGSPPPRRQATASSPRKPMLPCVLCKEMHWAINCPMELKEKKAVITNEKRCSNCFGHHETTVCFNPHRCQRCRAKHHTSLCAEKDTRFGSSTIIPSKLVAGSSSTTACASSFGEVILKTATVYITGPNGKQIRAILFLDDGSHRTWIKRQISKELQLKIIQVEQITTRAFRQTEAPPAETHNVVEMTVRGTWPGAPTVRIEALEATDKVGSTGPYQTTEFARKLWLENENLSDDRFERDGGDEDVGILVGMDQMFNIMFNKPATISPCGLRAYTSKLGKVIGGPSQEKSSKQSQTIVSQLLINSNALYHKSPHSHRNFSTASNQTSQKAGRQEIPVSFHYQKILNRSAFSTGQKKTKENFANLNDCVAVEKDDQFRSFCNEITRFEDGRYCTPIPWTTDRWRLEINHQMAATRLRSMLFKLRKSPVDLANYTKEINQLIANEFVEEANLNYDGLHTYLPHHSVYRTDKATTKIRPVFDGAARSKYGPSLNDVLETGPNLNPDLLSVLMRFRMNRIAWIADIEKAFLNIALQPEDAEAVRFLWPREPKNPDFDFIAYKWKRVPFGLSSIKPRFQKTVEQIEEQLYVDDYLGGADNVPTAITTVGETVTLFSEAQLNMRSWATNNKQLRDFLTEKEMSNQIVGILSPTMDGQHKALGLRWDTSSDSFKFDPTSIMEAAVEIGEKITKRKILSISARIFDPIGFLAPTVLLLKIIYQKLWEGDIG